A part of Lacinutrix sp. 5H-3-7-4 genomic DNA contains:
- the ilvA gene encoding threonine ammonia-lyase — MENITTIYKPTLASVEAAAEKLKGVASVTPLMSNRNYSKQFDANILFKREDLQQVRSYKIRGAYNKMSSLSLAEIENGIVCASAGNHAQGVALSCKLLKIKGTIFMPSPTPNQKVEQVKMFGEEYIEVVLIGDTFDDAYHAAMQQSEALNKTFIHPFNDEKVIEGQATVGLEIIDQAQHPIHYVFVPVGGGGLSAGLSSVFKLLSPNTKIIGVEPTGAPSMSTSLRRKQNTELKNIENFVDGAAVKRVGDLNFAICQQNLSAMITVDEGKVCQTILELYNKDAVVVEPAGALSIAALDQYKEEIKGKNVICLVSGSNNDITRTPEIKERALLHANLKHYFIVKFPQRAGALREFVVDILGPSDDITHFEYTKKVNRENDVAVVGLELKSPQDLEPLITKMKLNNFFGDYLNDKPDLFQFLV, encoded by the coding sequence ATGGAAAACATCACAACAATATACAAGCCAACATTAGCATCTGTTGAGGCTGCTGCAGAAAAATTAAAAGGAGTTGCATCTGTAACGCCTTTAATGTCTAACAGAAATTATTCTAAGCAATTCGACGCTAATATCCTATTTAAACGTGAGGATTTACAGCAAGTACGTTCCTATAAAATTAGAGGCGCTTACAATAAAATGTCGTCTTTAAGTCTTGCAGAAATCGAAAACGGAATTGTATGTGCAAGTGCAGGAAATCATGCACAAGGTGTGGCGTTATCTTGTAAATTATTAAAAATAAAAGGAACTATTTTTATGCCTTCTCCAACACCTAATCAAAAGGTGGAACAGGTAAAAATGTTTGGCGAAGAGTATATTGAAGTCGTATTAATTGGCGATACTTTTGATGATGCTTATCATGCAGCAATGCAACAAAGTGAAGCATTAAACAAAACATTTATTCATCCTTTTAATGACGAAAAAGTTATTGAAGGCCAAGCAACCGTTGGACTAGAAATTATAGATCAAGCGCAGCATCCAATCCATTATGTATTTGTTCCTGTTGGCGGTGGTGGTCTGTCCGCAGGATTGTCTTCCGTGTTTAAATTATTATCTCCAAACACAAAAATTATTGGTGTAGAACCTACTGGAGCTCCATCTATGTCTACGTCTTTAAGACGAAAACAAAATACCGAATTAAAAAATATCGAAAACTTTGTTGATGGCGCAGCAGTAAAACGTGTTGGTGATTTAAACTTTGCAATTTGTCAGCAAAATTTAAGTGCTATGATTACGGTAGACGAAGGCAAAGTTTGTCAAACCATTTTAGAATTATACAACAAAGACGCTGTTGTTGTAGAACCTGCAGGAGCACTAAGTATTGCTGCTTTAGATCAGTACAAAGAAGAAATAAAAGGTAAAAATGTAATTTGCCTTGTAAGCGGAAGCAATAATGATATCACGCGTACTCCAGAAATTAAAGAACGAGCGTTATTGCATGCCAATTTAAAACACTATTTTATTGTTAAGTTTCCACAGCGCGCAGGTGCTTTGCGTGAATTTGTTGTAGATATTTTAGGACCATCAGATGATATTACGCATTTTGAATACACAAAAAAAGTAAACCGCGAAAATGATGTTGCTGTGGTTGGTTTAGAGTTGAAATCACCACAGGATTTAGAACCTTTAATTACTAAGATGAAGTTGAATAATTTTTTTGGAGATTATTTAAATGATAAGCCCGATTTGTTTCAATTTTTAGTCTAA
- a CDS encoding aspartate aminotransferase family protein, protein MSLFNVYPLFDITPVKAEDVFVFDENNTKYLDLYGGHAVISIGHSHPKYVSAISEQVSKIGFYSNSIQNPLQVALAKKLVAFSGCSDYALFLCNSGAEANENALKLASFHTKKKKVVAFKNGFHGRTSAAVAATDNAKIIAPINAQQEVEILELGDLKGVEKALANNDVCAVIIECIQGVGGLDESTATFYEGVDALCKKYNTCFIADEVQSGFGRTGDFFAFQKYNITPDIISIAKGMGNGFPIGGVLIHPNITASFGLLGTTFGGNHLACVASTTVLEVIEEENLMQNAKEISAYFMEKAQTISEIKNIKGRGLMLGLEFDFPIADLRKKLIFNQKIFTGSAKNPNLLRILPPLTIKKEHVDLFFEALKNELKEITT, encoded by the coding sequence ATGAGTTTGTTTAACGTCTATCCTTTGTTTGATATCACTCCTGTAAAGGCAGAAGATGTCTTTGTTTTTGATGAAAATAATACCAAGTATTTAGATTTGTATGGTGGACATGCTGTGATTTCTATTGGACATTCGCATCCAAAATATGTGTCTGCTATCTCAGAGCAAGTTTCTAAAATAGGATTTTATAGTAACTCGATTCAGAATCCCTTACAAGTCGCTTTGGCTAAAAAATTAGTCGCTTTTTCAGGCTGTTCAGATTATGCATTGTTTTTATGTAATTCTGGAGCAGAAGCGAATGAGAATGCTTTAAAATTAGCCTCCTTTCATACTAAAAAGAAAAAGGTAGTTGCTTTTAAAAACGGATTTCATGGTCGTACATCTGCAGCAGTTGCAGCAACAGATAATGCAAAAATTATTGCACCAATTAATGCCCAGCAAGAGGTGGAAATTTTGGAGTTAGGTGACTTAAAAGGTGTTGAAAAAGCACTAGCTAATAACGATGTTTGTGCAGTAATTATAGAATGTATTCAAGGCGTTGGAGGTTTAGATGAAAGTACTGCAACTTTCTACGAAGGTGTAGATGCGTTATGTAAAAAATATAACACATGCTTTATTGCAGATGAGGTACAATCTGGTTTTGGTAGAACTGGAGATTTTTTCGCTTTTCAAAAATATAACATCACTCCAGACATTATTTCAATTGCAAAAGGAATGGGAAATGGTTTTCCGATTGGAGGTGTTTTAATTCATCCTAATATTACAGCGTCTTTTGGTTTGTTAGGAACCACTTTTGGAGGAAATCATTTAGCTTGTGTAGCTTCTACAACTGTTTTAGAGGTGATTGAAGAAGAAAATTTAATGCAAAATGCTAAAGAGATTTCTGCTTATTTTATGGAAAAAGCTCAAACCATTTCAGAAATAAAAAATATAAAAGGTCGTGGGTTAATGTTAGGGTTGGAGTTTGATTTTCCAATAGCAGACCTTCGTAAAAAGTTAATTTTTAATCAAAAAATATTTACAGGAAGTGCTAAAAATCCAAATTTATTAAGGATTCTTCCGCCTTTAACCATTAAAAAAGAACACGTGGATTTGTTTTTTGAGGCTTTAAAAAACGAATTAAAAGAGATAACAACATAA
- the argC gene encoding N-acetyl-gamma-glutamyl-phosphate reductase, giving the protein MIQVGIIGGAGYTAGELIRLLLNHPKANINFIYSTSNAGNKVYQVHQDLIGTTELEFSNTINSEIDLLFLCLGHGNSTAFLEKNTFSDTTKIIDLSNDFRLFANKNFQGKEFVYGLVELDKETIKTANYIANPGCFATALQLAILPLAANGLLTNDVHINAVTGATGAGTSLSTTTHFTWRDNNFSHYKAFNHQHLGEINQTVKQLQSDFNSEINFMPNRGDFSRGIFATTYTKYKGSLEEAKAMYKAYYKDAAFTVVSDESIFLKQVVNTNKCIISLEKHGDKLLITSTIDNLLKGASGAAVQNMNLMFGFEETEGLKLKATYF; this is encoded by the coding sequence ATGATACAAGTAGGAATCATTGGAGGTGCTGGTTACACAGCAGGAGAATTAATTAGGTTGTTGTTAAATCATCCAAAAGCAAATATTAATTTTATTTATAGTACATCTAATGCAGGAAATAAAGTATATCAAGTACATCAAGATTTAATTGGTACAACTGAGTTAGAATTTTCGAATACGATTAATTCAGAAATTGATCTGCTTTTCTTGTGTTTAGGTCATGGAAATTCCACTGCTTTTTTAGAAAAAAACACCTTTTCAGATACTACTAAAATTATAGATTTAAGTAACGATTTTAGATTGTTTGCAAATAAGAATTTTCAAGGAAAAGAATTTGTATATGGTTTAGTAGAATTAGATAAAGAAACGATTAAAACAGCCAATTACATTGCAAATCCTGGTTGTTTTGCAACAGCATTACAATTAGCAATTTTGCCTTTAGCTGCAAATGGCTTGCTTACTAATGATGTACATATAAATGCAGTAACTGGAGCAACTGGAGCAGGAACCTCCTTGTCTACCACAACGCATTTTACGTGGAGAGATAATAATTTTTCGCATTATAAAGCATTTAATCATCAGCACTTAGGAGAAATTAATCAGACGGTAAAACAGTTGCAGAGTGATTTTAATTCCGAAATCAACTTTATGCCAAATAGAGGCGATTTTTCTAGAGGAATTTTTGCAACAACGTATACAAAGTATAAAGGTTCTCTTGAGGAGGCAAAAGCAATGTACAAAGCGTATTATAAAGACGCAGCATTTACAGTAGTTTCAGATGAAAGTATCTTTTTAAAGCAAGTGGTAAATACCAATAAATGTATTATAAGTCTTGAAAAACATGGAGACAAATTACTAATTACAAGTACAATTGATAATTTGTTAAAAGGCGCTTCAGGAGCAGCAGTTCAGAACATGAACTTAATGTTTGGTTTTGAAGAAACAGAAGGTTTAAAACTGAAAGCAACTTATTTTTAA
- the ilvN gene encoding acetolactate synthase small subunit, with the protein MEAEKNIYTVSVYTENNIGLLNRISAIFQRRHINIESINSSVSEIEGVSKFTIVVIVTEDQMKKIIGQIEKQVEVIKAYFHTDEGTIYQESCIFKMKSDLLFEERQIQNIIKESNARIVTVNRDFFVIEKSGRKEEIELLYRELSAFGIMQFTRSGRIAVTKDEMKISTMLEAFQA; encoded by the coding sequence ATGGAAGCAGAAAAAAACATATACACTGTTTCGGTTTACACCGAAAATAATATAGGATTATTAAATCGTATTTCGGCAATATTTCAACGTAGACATATAAATATTGAAAGTATAAATTCTTCGGTTTCAGAAATTGAAGGTGTTTCAAAATTTACCATAGTTGTAATTGTAACGGAAGACCAAATGAAAAAAATAATTGGTCAAATTGAAAAACAAGTCGAAGTTATTAAGGCTTACTTTCATACAGATGAAGGTACTATTTATCAAGAGTCTTGCATCTTTAAAATGAAGTCTGATTTATTGTTTGAAGAACGACAAATTCAAAATATTATTAAAGAAAGTAATGCAAGAATTGTAACTGTAAATCGTGACTTTTTTGTAATAGAAAAATCTGGACGTAAAGAAGAAATAGAATTATTATATAGAGAATTAAGTGCTTTTGGAATCATGCAATTTACGCGCTCAGGACGCATTGCTGTTACTAAAGACGAAATGAAAATATCAACAATGCTAGAAGCTTTTCAAGCATAA
- the ilvB gene encoding biosynthetic-type acetolactate synthase large subunit, with product MDTKTLKKETNKTQTTERISGSEAIIKCLLAEGVDVLYGYPGGAIMPVYDELYKYQDKIHHVLTRHEQGATHSAQGYARISGKVGVAIATSGPGATNLITGIADAQIDSTPMVCITGQVASHLLGSDAFQETDIVGISTPVTKWNCQITKASEIPEVMAKAFYIAKSGRPGPVLIDITKDAQFEEFDFKYEKCKGVRSYIPIPKLNHSEVEAAAQLINTAKKPMIVWGQGVSLGQAETEFKAVVEKAGIPSAWTILGAGAIPTSHPLNIGMVGMHGNYAPNVLTNQCDLLIAIGMRFDDRVTGNLATYAKQAKVIHFEIDPAEIDKNVKTDVAVLGDAKESLTALLPLLEEKTHPEWHQKFKDLYAIEYEKVIKNDIHPTKEGLTMGEVLKEINSQTKGDAAIVTDVGQHQMIACRYANFNKTRSNITSGGLGTMGFGLPAAIGAKMAAPDREVISISGDGGYQMTIQELGTIFQQKIPVKIVVLNNEFLGMVRQWQQLFFDKRYASTEMINPDFVAIAKGYFIEAEKVTKREDLKEAVAKMINTDGPYFLEVCVEKEDNVFPMIPTGASVSDVRLE from the coding sequence ATGGATACAAAAACTTTAAAAAAAGAAACAAACAAAACGCAAACTACAGAGCGTATCTCTGGTAGTGAGGCCATTATAAAATGTTTGTTAGCAGAAGGTGTAGATGTTCTTTACGGATATCCTGGAGGAGCAATTATGCCAGTATATGATGAGCTTTATAAGTACCAAGATAAAATTCATCATGTGTTAACACGTCACGAGCAAGGTGCAACCCATTCTGCTCAAGGTTACGCACGTATTTCTGGTAAAGTTGGTGTTGCAATTGCAACCTCTGGACCAGGAGCAACCAATTTAATAACAGGTATTGCAGACGCACAAATAGATAGTACACCAATGGTTTGTATTACAGGTCAGGTCGCTTCGCATTTATTAGGTAGTGATGCGTTTCAGGAAACAGATATTGTTGGTATTTCTACGCCAGTTACAAAGTGGAATTGCCAAATCACTAAAGCGTCAGAGATTCCTGAAGTTATGGCTAAAGCTTTTTATATCGCTAAAAGTGGGCGTCCAGGTCCTGTTTTAATTGATATTACAAAAGATGCTCAATTTGAAGAATTCGATTTTAAATATGAAAAATGTAAAGGTGTAAGAAGTTATATTCCGATTCCTAAATTAAATCATAGTGAGGTTGAAGCTGCAGCACAATTAATTAATACAGCTAAAAAACCAATGATTGTTTGGGGTCAAGGCGTGTCTTTAGGTCAGGCTGAAACCGAATTTAAAGCAGTTGTTGAAAAGGCAGGAATCCCTTCCGCTTGGACAATATTGGGTGCAGGAGCAATACCAACATCTCATCCCTTAAATATTGGTATGGTTGGTATGCATGGTAATTATGCGCCAAATGTGTTGACTAATCAGTGCGACTTGTTAATTGCAATTGGTATGCGTTTCGACGATCGTGTTACTGGCAATCTAGCAACGTATGCTAAGCAAGCAAAAGTGATTCATTTTGAAATTGATCCAGCCGAAATTGATAAAAACGTTAAAACAGATGTGGCAGTTTTAGGAGATGCAAAAGAAAGTTTAACTGCCTTACTTCCGCTTTTAGAAGAAAAAACACATCCAGAATGGCATCAAAAGTTTAAAGATTTATATGCTATTGAATATGAAAAAGTAATAAAAAATGACATTCATCCTACAAAAGAAGGTTTAACAATGGGTGAAGTTTTAAAAGAAATTAATTCGCAAACTAAAGGAGATGCAGCAATTGTAACAGATGTTGGCCAACATCAAATGATAGCCTGTCGTTATGCTAATTTTAATAAAACAAGAAGCAATATCACTTCTGGTGGATTAGGCACAATGGGCTTTGGTTTACCTGCTGCAATTGGAGCAAAAATGGCAGCTCCAGATCGAGAAGTTATTTCAATTTCTGGAGATGGTGGTTACCAAATGACCATTCAAGAATTGGGCACCATTTTTCAGCAAAAAATACCAGTAAAAATTGTGGTTTTAAATAACGAATTTTTAGGTATGGTTCGCCAATGGCAACAGTTGTTTTTCGATAAACGTTATGCGTCTACAGAAATGATAAATCCAGACTTTGTAGCCATTGCTAAAGGGTATTTTATTGAAGCCGAAAAAGTTACAAAGCGTGAAGATTTAAAGGAAGCAGTCGCTAAAATGATAAACACAGATGGACCATATTTTTTAGAGGTTTGTGTAGAAAAGGAAGACAACGTGTTTCCAATGATACCAACAGGTGCATCAGTTTCAGACGTAAGATTAGAATAA
- a CDS encoding argininosuccinate synthase — translation MSNKKLVIAYSGGLDTSYCAVSLSKDYDVHAVSVNTGGFTAEEIKKIESNAYKMGVSTYKNIDAVATFYNKVVKYLIFGNVLKNATYPLSVSAERIIQAIEIIEYAKSIDAEYIAHGSTGAGNDQVRFDMIFQTLAPGIKIITPIRDQKLTREEEIEYLKSEGVDMSWEKSKYSVNKGLWGTSVGGVETLKSEKPLPSEAYPSQLEKEGEEKVTLTFKNGEFVALNGKENAPEINIENLNTIASGYAIGRDIHVGDTIVGTKGRVGFEAAAALITIKAHHLLEKHTLTKWQLQHKEYLSSFYGMHLHEGQYLDPVMRDTEAFLQSSQKMVSGNVVVTLKPYHFSLDGIVSDHDLMSSAFSTYGEENKAWTADDAKGFIKIIGNQNKIYQQVNSEL, via the coding sequence ATGAGTAATAAAAAATTAGTTATAGCATATAGTGGAGGTTTAGATACATCGTATTGCGCAGTAAGTTTATCTAAAGATTATGATGTACATGCAGTAAGTGTAAATACAGGAGGTTTCACTGCGGAAGAGATTAAGAAAATAGAAAGTAATGCCTATAAAATGGGTGTTTCTACGTATAAAAATATTGATGCGGTTGCTACTTTTTACAATAAAGTAGTCAAGTATTTAATCTTCGGGAATGTATTAAAGAATGCCACATATCCATTGTCTGTAAGTGCAGAGCGTATTATTCAAGCTATAGAAATTATAGAATATGCTAAAAGTATTGATGCAGAATATATCGCGCATGGAAGTACAGGAGCAGGAAACGATCAGGTACGTTTTGATATGATTTTTCAAACTTTGGCTCCTGGTATTAAAATTATAACACCTATTAGAGATCAAAAACTGACTAGAGAAGAAGAAATAGAATATTTGAAGTCGGAAGGTGTAGATATGTCTTGGGAAAAATCGAAATATTCTGTGAACAAAGGACTTTGGGGAACAAGTGTTGGTGGTGTGGAGACTTTAAAATCAGAAAAGCCTTTACCTAGTGAAGCCTATCCTTCACAATTAGAAAAAGAAGGCGAAGAAAAAGTAACATTAACCTTTAAAAATGGCGAGTTTGTTGCTTTAAATGGAAAAGAAAATGCGCCAGAAATAAATATTGAAAACTTAAATACTATAGCTTCTGGGTATGCCATTGGAAGAGATATTCATGTTGGTGATACTATTGTAGGTACCAAAGGACGTGTAGGTTTTGAAGCTGCTGCTGCTTTAATTACTATAAAAGCGCACCATTTATTAGAGAAACATACGCTTACAAAATGGCAGTTACAACATAAGGAATACTTGTCTAGTTTTTACGGCATGCATTTGCACGAAGGTCAATATTTAGATCCAGTGATGAGAGATACGGAAGCTTTTTTACAAAGTTCACAAAAAATGGTGTCTGGTAATGTTGTGGTCACTTTAAAACCGTATCATTTTTCTTTAGATGGTATTGTTTCCGATCACGATTTAATGTCTAGTGCATTTAGTACCTATGGTGAAGAAAATAAAGCTTGGACAGCAGATGACGCCAAAGGATTTATTAAGATTATTGGAAATCAGAATAAAATTTATCAACAAGTAAATTCAGAATTATGA
- a CDS encoding GNAT family N-acetyltransferase, with protein sequence MKIVIADKSHSVYADIICETIADAAQVRGTGIAKRKPEYIITKMENGNAVIALEGEKFAGFCYIEQWSHGKFVANSGLIVHPDFRNLGLAKKIKKVIFDHSRTKFPNAKVFSITTGLAVMKMNSDLGYKPVTFSELTKDQTFWNGCQTCKNFDVLTRTEQTMCLCTGMLYDPSKEAKPVEEHKYDKKVWTRLKSIKQTRFLKKDKNE encoded by the coding sequence ATGAAAATTGTTATTGCTGATAAATCACATAGTGTTTACGCAGACATTATTTGCGAAACTATTGCAGATGCTGCTCAAGTAAGAGGTACAGGTATAGCTAAACGTAAACCAGAATATATCATTACCAAAATGGAAAATGGTAATGCAGTTATTGCTTTAGAAGGCGAAAAATTTGCAGGTTTTTGCTATATCGAACAATGGAGTCATGGTAAGTTTGTTGCCAATTCCGGATTAATTGTACATCCTGATTTTAGAAATTTAGGACTTGCAAAAAAAATAAAGAAAGTAATCTTTGACCATTCTAGGACCAAGTTTCCAAACGCTAAAGTATTTAGTATTACTACAGGATTGGCTGTTATGAAAATGAATAGTGATTTAGGGTATAAGCCTGTTACGTTTTCAGAATTAACTAAAGATCAAACCTTTTGGAACGGTTGCCAAACCTGTAAGAATTTTGACGTTTTAACCAGAACAGAGCAAACAATGTGCTTATGTACAGGCATGTTGTATGACCCATCAAAAGAGGCTAAGCCTGTTGAAGAACACAAATACGATAAAAAAGTGTGGACCAGATTAAAAAGCATTAAGCAAACAAGATTTCTAAAAAAAGATAAAAATGAGTAA
- the ilvC gene encoding ketol-acid reductoisomerase: protein MSNYFNTLSLRNQLDQLGKCRFMDASEFEDGVNALKGKKIVIIGCGAQGLNQGLNMRDSGLDISYALRQQAIDEKRTSYKNATDNEFNVGTYDDLIPTADLVLNLTPDKQHTNVVKAVMPLMKKGATLSYSHGFNIVEEGTKIREDITVIMVAPKCPGTEVREEYKRGFGVPTLIAVHPENDPENKGWAQAKAYAAATGGHRAGVLESSFVAEVKSDLMGEQTILCGLLQTGAILSFDKMVAEGIEPGYAAKLIQFGWETITEALKHGGITNMMDRLSNPAKIKAYQLSEELKDIMRPLFEKHMDDIISGHFSKTMMEDWANDDVNLLKWRAETGETAFEKTTLTTDHISEQEYFDHGTLLVAFVKSGVELAYETMVSSGIIEDSAYYESLHELPLIANTIARKKLFEMNRVISDTAEYGCYLFDHACKPLLTDFMKTVDTDIIGKPFSASTGVDNVELIAVNDAIRNHPIETVGKRLRAAMTAMKIIKSDVKSEESVLA, encoded by the coding sequence ATGTCAAATTATTTCAACACATTATCATTAAGAAACCAATTAGATCAATTAGGTAAATGTAGATTCATGGATGCTTCAGAGTTTGAAGATGGTGTCAATGCATTAAAAGGCAAAAAAATTGTAATTATTGGTTGTGGTGCACAAGGCTTAAATCAAGGACTAAACATGCGTGATTCAGGTTTAGATATTTCATATGCATTAAGGCAACAAGCTATCGATGAGAAGCGTACTTCTTATAAAAATGCTACCGATAACGAATTTAATGTAGGTACTTATGACGATTTAATTCCTACTGCAGATTTAGTATTAAACTTAACACCAGACAAGCAACACACAAACGTTGTAAAAGCAGTAATGCCTTTAATGAAAAAAGGTGCTACTCTAAGTTATTCTCACGGATTTAATATTGTTGAAGAAGGTACAAAAATAAGAGAAGATATTACCGTAATTATGGTTGCTCCAAAGTGTCCAGGAACAGAAGTGCGTGAAGAATATAAACGTGGTTTTGGTGTACCAACATTAATTGCTGTACATCCAGAGAACGATCCAGAAAATAAAGGTTGGGCTCAAGCAAAAGCTTATGCAGCTGCAACTGGAGGTCATCGTGCTGGTGTGTTAGAATCGTCTTTTGTTGCTGAGGTAAAAAGTGATTTAATGGGTGAGCAAACTATTTTATGTGGTTTGTTACAAACAGGTGCAATTTTATCTTTCGATAAAATGGTAGCCGAAGGTATTGAGCCAGGTTATGCTGCAAAATTAATTCAGTTTGGTTGGGAAACCATTACTGAAGCCCTAAAACACGGAGGAATTACAAACATGATGGACCGTTTGTCTAATCCAGCAAAAATTAAAGCATACCAATTGTCTGAAGAATTAAAAGATATCATGCGTCCTTTATTCGAGAAACATATGGACGATATTATTTCGGGTCATTTCTCAAAAACCATGATGGAAGATTGGGCAAATGATGATGTAAATCTTTTAAAATGGAGAGCAGAAACAGGTGAAACTGCATTCGAAAAAACAACGTTAACAACAGATCATATTTCTGAGCAAGAATATTTTGATCATGGAACATTACTAGTCGCATTTGTAAAATCTGGTGTTGAGTTAGCTTACGAAACCATGGTAAGTTCAGGAATTATTGAAGATTCTGCGTATTACGAATCACTTCACGAATTACCACTAATTGCAAACACCATTGCTAGAAAGAAATTATTTGAAATGAACAGAGTCATTTCAGACACAGCAGAATATGGTTGCTATTTATTTGATCATGCTTGCAAACCTTTATTAACCGATTTCATGAAAACCGTAGATACAGATATTATTGGCAAACCATTTTCAGCATCAACAGGAGTGGACAATGTAGAATTAATTGCAGTAAACGATGCCATTAGAAATCATCCAATCGAAACGGTTGGTAAGCGATTAAGAGCAGCAATGACCGCAATGAAAATTATAAAATCTGATGTAAAATCAGAAGAATCAGTTTTAGCTTAA
- the proC gene encoding pyrroline-5-carboxylate reductase, with protein sequence MKIAIIGTGNLGKSIAKGLITNNAITSLYLTKRDLEGIQEFDGYKNMYVTTDNTEAVKQSDIIIFAVQPAHFEAILETVKPHLTEKHVLISTITGYLIPKIEAQVGADKFIIRAMPNTAIAVGKSMTCLCSNVQGEKRIKIAEAIFNRLGHSLSIPESQMQAATVVCASGVAFWMRLIRATTQAAIQLGFDAKEAQELAMYTSEGAASLLITNGNHPEEEIDRVTTPKGCTIEGLNEMEHKGLSSSLIQGMIASFNKINNIKKEQI encoded by the coding sequence ATGAAAATAGCAATTATAGGAACAGGGAATTTAGGGAAATCTATAGCAAAAGGATTAATTACTAATAATGCGATAACTAGTTTATACCTAACCAAAAGAGATTTAGAAGGTATTCAGGAATTTGATGGATATAAAAACATGTATGTTACAACAGATAATACAGAAGCGGTTAAGCAGTCGGATATTATCATTTTTGCAGTACAACCAGCGCATTTTGAAGCAATTTTAGAAACTGTGAAACCGCATTTAACAGAAAAGCACGTACTAATATCTACTATTACTGGGTATTTGATTCCTAAGATTGAGGCTCAGGTTGGAGCAGATAAATTTATTATTCGTGCCATGCCAAATACTGCCATTGCAGTTGGTAAATCAATGACATGCTTATGTAGTAATGTGCAAGGTGAAAAACGTATTAAAATTGCAGAAGCTATTTTTAATCGTTTGGGACATTCATTAAGTATTCCAGAAAGTCAAATGCAAGCAGCAACAGTAGTTTGCGCAAGTGGTGTTGCCTTTTGGATGCGATTAATTAGAGCAACAACACAAGCAGCAATTCAGTTAGGTTTTGATGCCAAAGAAGCACAAGAATTAGCCATGTATACCAGTGAAGGAGCTGCAAGTTTGTTGATTACCAATGGAAACCATCCTGAAGAAGAAATTGACAGAGTTACTACGCCAAAAGGCTGTACGATTGAAGGTTTAAATGAAATGGAACATAAAGGGTTGAGCTCGTCTTTAATTCAAGGAATGATTGCATCGTTTAATAAAATTAATAATATTAAAAAAGAACAGATATGA